In one window of Oncorhynchus kisutch isolate 150728-3 linkage group LG16, Okis_V2, whole genome shotgun sequence DNA:
- the LOC109879365 gene encoding F-box only protein 36-like — MSSLLSECLYEISQQAAPPCKDYHQLTVTQTQVVFKVWRVSCPLRHEKPQPAENKKSHTDFLQDSHAQGHIGRVFGPHTLDYVVNLCWHRYDYLVRLPDWLLLNILSFLEWADIKNISQTCKRLQQLCCSEGFWAQGTAGARYGKSEVTMEGVSPTLQRRLVVFHRRQVLSGLAQQQHSKRKNSVWHL; from the exons atgtcttctctcctctcagagTGTTTGTATGAGATCAGTCAACAGGCTGCACCTCCCTGTAAGGATTACCACCAACTCACAGTCACCCAgacacag GTGGTTTTCAAGGTGTGGAGAGTGTCCTGTCCTCTACGACACGAGAAACCACAACCTGCAGAAAACAAGAAATCACACACAGACTTCCTACAGGATAGCCACGCacaag GTCACATAGGGCGAGTGTTTGGTCCACACACTCTGGACTATGTGGTGAACCTGTGCTGGCATCGCTATGACTACCTGGTCCGGCTCCCTGATTGGCTGCTCCTGAACATCCTGTCCTTCCTGGAGTGGGCGGATATTAAGAATATCTCCCAGACCTGCAAGAGGCTCCAAC agCTATGCTGCAGTGAGGGGTTTTGGGCGCAGGGGACAGCTGGGGCCAGGTACGGGAAGAGTGAGGTCACTATGGAGGGTGTGAGCCCTACTCTACAGCGCCGTCTGGTGGTGTTTCACAGAAGACAGGTGCTCTCCGGTCTGGCCCAGCAGCAGCACAGCAAGAGGAAGAACAGTGTCTGGCACCTGTGA
- the LOC109879371 gene encoding chromosome alignment-maintaining phosphoprotein 1, whose product MDAVVEVKESETAMTGFKESTEATMDVKESISAAMDVKESMPVMIEVNESESKEAIVDIKESQGAVMELKRQSSSSGGQGRDRDRESDSYLQHLQCPHCLLQCKSHCSYLIHIAKIHPSRLDDTPVGRLGNAIFYQRTARLFHCSLCFHTAREFPRLYDHLLTCHCLSGKGQGVEGEGDERRGEAGEEQEGISVDVLSKDSSHPPSEPKAEEEDEDKGGVKQEEEGRKRGLEEMEGGEDNEEDSRSASSPMKRKRSSTAGSEEDDHDEEEEELQTNNNKKSDKHKKQEEAFLTKYIQRQGGRYNCRLCGKRSKMKGHAIHHVSYKHDVPKPYCCKECSKAFILEYSLLNHIYHNHRQGMYRCLFCPFSSDVVWGIKRHGNRCNARSGEGEEGEGSNGEE is encoded by the coding sequence ATGGATGCCGTGGTGGAGGTGAAGGAGTCAGAGACAGCCATGACGGGTTTTAAGGAGTCAACGGAAGCCACAATGGACGTTAAGGAGTCAATTTCAGCCGCCATGGACGTGAAGGAGTCCATGCCAGTCATGATTGAAGTTAATGAGTCAGAGTCTAAAGAAGCCATTGTGGACATTAAGGAGTCACAGGGAGCTGTTATGGAACTCAAGAGGCAGTCTTCCTCCTCTGGCGGCCAGGGGCGGGACAGAGACCGGGAGTCGGACAGCTATCTCCAGCACCTCCAGTGTCCCCACTGTCTGCTCCAGTGTAAGAGCCACTGCAGCTACCTCATCCACATCGCTAAGATCCATCCAAGCCGCCTGGATGACACGCCTGTGGGTCGCCTGGGCAACGCCATCTTCTACCAGCGCACGGCACGGCTGTTCCACTGCAGCTTGTGTTTCCACACGGCCAGGGAGTTCCCTCGCCTCTATGACCACCTGCTCACCTGCCACTGCCTCTCTGGGAAGGGCCAGGGTgttgagggagaaggggatgagcGTAGGGGTGAGGCGGGAGAAGAACAGGAAGGTATCAGTGTAGACGTGCTGTCAAAAGACAGTAGTCATCCTCCCAGTGAGCCCAAGGcagaagaggaagatgaggacaAAGGAGGAGTGAAGCAAGAGGAGGAAGGTAGGAaaagaggactagaggagatggagggaggcgaGGACAATGAAGAGGACTCCCGCTCAGCCAGCAGCCCCATGAAACGAAAAAGAAGCTCTACTGCAGGCAGTGAGGAAGATGATcatgatgaagaggaagaggagctacagaccaacaacaacaaaaaaagtgacAAACACAAAAAGCAGGAAGAGGCCTTCCTGACCAAATATATCCAGCGCCAGGGGGGTCGCTACAACTGTCGCCTGTGCGGCAAGCGCTCCAAGATGAAGGGCCATGCCATCCACCACGTGAGCTATAAGCACGACGTGCCCAAACCTTACTGCTGTAAAGAGTGTAGCAAGGCCTTCATACTAGAGTATTCGCTACTCAACCATATCTACCACAACCACAGACAGGGCATGTACCGCTGCCTCTTCTGCCCCTTCAGCTCTGACGTGGTGTGGGGAATAAAACGCCATGGCAACCGCTGCAATGCCCGAAgcggggagggggaggagggggagggcagcAATGGAGAAGAGTGA
- the LOC109879372 gene encoding P2Y purinoceptor 8-like, which yields MNISVEVARGVNNATLEMLVSPVMTVAVPVIYLSVFVCSTPCNLLSLVALLNVHYKRHTPTSVFAINLSLADLLYSAFLPLQVLYHLWGNDWPWGAALCGLTTTALNCNMHCSVLTTCAIALERYCGVVRPLRTKHWRTARRAAITCVLIWAFVLITQTPLLLRDLTLRVVELNITTCFDVLPRKLFIHQSVAYLYFLVVLLMFYVLPLAVLVSCYVAVARGLHRSLPTAAEGSDGKREVLSRQRAQTTVALATLCFVVCYLPTITLHGLHVVFHTQGKSLYRYYKLALSINSLNCCFDPFVYYFASREFRLALRRLLGRCVPLGEGEELGTSELVSMTGEPRESKGHY from the exons ATGAACATCTCAGTAGAGGTGGCCAGAGGGGTCAACAATGCCACCCTGGAGATGCTGGTCAGTCCTGTGATGACCGTGGCTGTGCCTGTTATTtacctgtctgtgtttgtgtgcagtACGCCCTGCAACCTGCTGTCTCTGGTAGCGCTGCTGAACGTCCATTACAAACGCCACACTCCCACGTCTGTGTTTGCCATCAACCTGTCGCTGGCAGACCTGCTGTACAGCGCCTTCCTGCCCCTACAG gtgttgTACCACCtgtggggtaatgactggccgtGGGGCGCTGCCCTCTGTGGCCTCACCACCACAGCCCTCAACTGCAACATGCATTGCTCTGTCCTCACCACCTGTGCCATCGCACTCGAGCGCTACTGCGGTGTCGTACGCCCGCTACGCACCAAACACTGGCGCACCGCCCGGAGAGCCGCCATCACCTGCGTCCTCATCTGGGCATTTGTTCTGATTACTCAGACACCCTTGCTCCTCCGTGACCTCACCCTCCGGGTCGTCGAGCTAAACATCACGACCTGCTTCGACGTGCTTCCACGTAAACTGTTCATTCACCAATCAGTAGCCTATCTCTACTTCCTAGTGGTTCTGCTGATGTTCTACGTGTTGCCGTTAGCCGTCCTGGTCAGCTGTTACGTTGCCGTGGCCAGAGGCCTGCACAGGTCGTTGCCGACGGCAGCTGAAGGCAGTGACGGTAAGAGGGAAGTGTTGTCAAGGCAACGGGCTCAGACCACAGTCGCCTTGGCAACCCTGTGCTTTGTGGTGTGTTACCTACCAACCATCACCCTTCATGGCCTGCACGTAGTCTTCCACACCCAGGGCAAGAGCCTGTACAGATACTATAAACTAGCGCTGAGCATCAACAGCCTCAACTGCTGCTTTGACCCGTTTGTGTACTACTTTGCGTCGAGGGAGTTCCGTCTGGCTCTGAGGAGGCTGCTGGGGCGGTGTGTCccactgggagagggggaggagcttGGGACCTCTGAGCTGGTGTCCATGACTGGGGAGCCTAGGGAATCTAAGGGCCACTACTAG